One genomic segment of Erythrobacter sp. THAF29 includes these proteins:
- a CDS encoding mechanosensitive ion channel domain-containing protein: protein MALAAPALALLPAPGGEGSEAEQTEAAQATIEQDPDVGDDERITERIEGIFSELPGFDNVAVETREGVVTLSGTMPDADAIARAESIAGRVAGVVTVENGIERDLSVEQNLSVFGKISELLAEFVEGFPLLGVAVLLAIAIGSLGYLIARLGFIWDRIAPNAFLAELIRSFIRFAFVVGGIVIALDMLGAGALLGAVLGGAGVIGIALGFAMRDTIENYVASLMLSLRQPFRPNDHVLIDSLEGRVIRLTSRATVLMTLEGNHLRIPNAQVFKAVIVNYTRNPQRRFEFELGIDADDDPRAAMKLGQETLAGLSFVLAEPEPAARIADVGDSNIVILFLGWIDQREADWYKSRSLAIAAVKDALETEGFALPEPIYRLRFDGRTDPLPIGRSAKVVETKPNEPRRRISEPDAAEEDFKPESEISEMVEQERKSDGEQAKDLLDPSRPVE from the coding sequence GTGGCACTTGCCGCCCCGGCGCTTGCCCTGCTGCCCGCACCCGGCGGCGAAGGCTCCGAAGCGGAGCAAACGGAAGCGGCTCAGGCAACGATCGAGCAAGATCCCGACGTCGGAGATGATGAACGCATCACCGAACGGATCGAAGGAATATTTTCGGAGTTGCCCGGCTTCGACAACGTTGCCGTCGAAACCCGTGAAGGCGTTGTCACTCTGTCAGGTACGATGCCGGATGCCGATGCTATCGCCCGCGCTGAAAGCATTGCCGGCCGGGTGGCCGGTGTCGTCACGGTTGAAAATGGCATCGAGCGCGATCTTTCGGTCGAACAGAACCTTTCTGTATTCGGAAAGATCTCGGAACTGCTCGCGGAGTTCGTCGAGGGCTTTCCCCTGCTTGGCGTCGCCGTCCTTCTTGCGATCGCGATAGGTTCGCTCGGTTACCTCATCGCCAGGCTAGGCTTTATCTGGGACCGGATCGCGCCGAATGCGTTCCTGGCCGAACTGATCCGCAGCTTCATCCGCTTCGCATTTGTCGTTGGGGGTATCGTCATTGCGCTCGATATGCTGGGCGCAGGAGCGCTGCTCGGCGCAGTACTCGGCGGGGCCGGGGTGATCGGCATCGCGCTCGGCTTTGCAATGCGCGACACGATCGAAAACTACGTCGCCTCCTTGATGCTGAGCCTGCGCCAGCCGTTCCGGCCCAACGACCACGTCCTGATCGACAGCCTCGAAGGCCGCGTGATCCGCCTCACCAGTCGGGCCACGGTTTTGATGACGCTCGAGGGCAACCATCTGCGCATTCCCAACGCGCAGGTCTTCAAGGCGGTCATCGTGAATTACACCCGCAATCCGCAGCGCCGCTTCGAATTCGAACTTGGCATCGATGCCGATGACGACCCGCGTGCTGCGATGAAACTGGGGCAGGAGACGCTTGCCGGATTGTCTTTCGTCCTGGCCGAGCCGGAACCTGCCGCGCGTATCGCCGATGTCGGGGACTCGAACATAGTCATCCTGTTTCTCGGCTGGATCGACCAGCGCGAGGCGGATTGGTACAAGTCGCGCAGCCTTGCGATTGCGGCCGTGAAGGACGCGCTCGAGACCGAAGGCTTTGCTTTGCCCGAGCCAATCTATCGTCTCCGGTTCGATGGGCGCACCGACCCGCTTCCGATCGGTCGATCGGCCAAAGTCGTCGAAACCAAGCCCAACGAACCAAGACGCCGCATTTCCGAACCCGACGCTGCGGAGGAGGACTTCAAGCCCGAGAGCGAGATCAGCGAAATGGTCGAACAGGAGCGCAAGAGCGACGGCGAGCAGGCGAAGGACCTGCTCGATCCATCGCGCCCCGTAGAGTAG
- the lptB gene encoding LPS export ABC transporter ATP-binding protein, whose product MSETPTLEELAQSPASSVDATAPLPHGGLEVVSIAKSYDKRAVLTDISLTVDKGEVLGLLGPNGAGKTTCFYSIMGLVKPDSGRILMDGEDVTNLPMYRRAILGLGYLPQETSIFRGMTVEQNINCVLEMVEPDAETRAQELERLLGEFGLTRLRESPAMALSGGERRRCEIARALAAKPSIMLLDEPFAGIDPLSISDIRDLVKDLKRRGIGVLITDHNVRETLDIVDRACIIYGGQVLFAGTPQELVADENVRRLYLGESFTL is encoded by the coding sequence ATGAGTGAGACCCCCACCCTCGAAGAGCTCGCCCAGTCGCCTGCCTCGTCAGTGGATGCGACCGCGCCGCTGCCCCACGGTGGGCTCGAAGTGGTTTCGATCGCGAAGAGTTACGACAAACGCGCGGTGCTGACCGATATTTCGCTCACCGTGGATAAGGGCGAAGTCCTCGGTCTTCTCGGGCCGAACGGCGCTGGTAAGACGACGTGCTTCTATTCGATCATGGGACTGGTGAAGCCGGATTCGGGACGCATCCTGATGGATGGTGAGGACGTGACCAACCTGCCGATGTATCGCCGCGCGATCCTGGGGCTCGGCTACCTGCCGCAGGAAACCAGCATCTTTCGCGGAATGACGGTCGAGCAGAACATCAATTGCGTGCTCGAAATGGTCGAACCCGATGCCGAGACTCGGGCGCAGGAGCTTGAGCGCCTGCTCGGCGAATTCGGCCTTACCCGCCTGCGCGAAAGCCCGGCCATGGCCCTTTCCGGCGGTGAGCGCCGTCGCTGCGAGATCGCGCGCGCGCTCGCGGCGAAACCTTCGATCATGCTGCTCGACGAACCCTTTGCCGGGATCGACCCGCTTTCGATCAGCGACATTCGCGATCTAGTGAAGGATTTAAAGCGCCGCGGCATCGGTGTCCTCATCACCGATCACAACGTTCGCGAAACCCTCGACATCGTAGACCGCGCCTGCATCATCTATGGCGGGCAAGTGCTGTTCGCGGGCACCCCGCAGGAACTCGTGGCAGACGAGAACGTGCGAAGGCTCTACCTCGGAGAGAGCTTCACGTTATGA
- the rpoN gene encoding RNA polymerase factor sigma-54 → MALGPRLDLRQSQQLVMTPQLQQAIKLLAASNLEIETFIGEALESNPLLEAGSVSREDSGGGEPDDIPREEFTSDRLMAQAQGESEAPLDIDRSALDRDRDTGDGDRGSGEWGTAVSSGASYEDFPDIDATRAAETTLAEHLNEQVGGVATSPKEAFIARHIIGLLDDAGYLATDLREIASDLAVTLDEVDDALTVVQMLDPTGVGARSLAECLAIQAREADRYDPCMRAMIDNLDLVAKGEVERLKRLCEVDDEDFADMLHELREYDPKPGLAFAPSTDDAVIPDILLAAKDDGGWEINLNEDTLPRLVVNRNYYVELSEGSPDPEAQSWLKEKLADAHWLIRALDQRQKTILKTAAEIVRQQDGFFRRGVSELRPLTLREVAEEIDMHESTVSRVTSNKYLHCDRGTFELKYFFSSGVASADGEGASAEAIKARIKALTDAEDPKKVLSDQKLADLLKEEGFDLARRTVAKYREAIGIGSSAQRRRAKKLENL, encoded by the coding sequence ATGGCGCTCGGCCCCAGACTGGACCTTCGCCAATCGCAACAATTGGTGATGACGCCGCAGCTGCAGCAGGCGATCAAGCTGCTCGCGGCTTCCAATCTCGAGATCGAAACCTTCATAGGCGAAGCGCTCGAGAGCAATCCGCTGCTTGAGGCGGGTTCGGTATCGCGCGAGGACAGCGGCGGCGGCGAGCCGGACGACATACCGCGCGAAGAATTCACCTCCGACCGGCTCATGGCACAGGCGCAAGGCGAAAGCGAAGCCCCGCTCGATATCGACCGCAGCGCCTTGGACCGGGACCGCGATACCGGTGATGGCGACCGAGGGAGCGGGGAGTGGGGGACAGCCGTGTCCTCAGGCGCGTCTTACGAGGATTTCCCCGATATCGACGCGACGCGGGCGGCGGAGACGACCCTTGCAGAACATCTCAATGAACAGGTCGGCGGCGTTGCAACCAGTCCCAAAGAGGCCTTCATTGCGCGCCACATTATCGGACTTCTCGATGATGCCGGCTATCTTGCGACCGACCTGCGCGAGATCGCCAGTGATCTTGCTGTGACGCTCGACGAGGTCGACGATGCGCTCACCGTCGTCCAGATGCTTGATCCGACAGGCGTAGGAGCGCGAAGTCTCGCCGAATGCCTCGCCATCCAGGCGCGAGAGGCCGACCGCTACGATCCCTGCATGCGTGCGATGATCGACAATCTCGATCTTGTGGCCAAAGGCGAGGTGGAGCGGTTGAAACGCCTGTGCGAAGTCGACGACGAAGACTTTGCCGATATGCTTCACGAATTGCGCGAATACGATCCGAAGCCCGGCCTCGCATTCGCGCCGAGCACCGATGACGCTGTAATTCCCGACATTCTTCTTGCGGCAAAGGACGATGGCGGGTGGGAGATCAACTTGAATGAGGATACGCTCCCGCGACTCGTCGTGAACCGCAATTACTATGTGGAGCTGTCCGAAGGCTCGCCCGATCCCGAAGCGCAAAGCTGGCTCAAGGAAAAGCTCGCAGATGCGCATTGGCTGATCCGTGCGCTCGACCAGCGACAGAAGACGATCCTCAAAACCGCAGCCGAAATCGTAAGACAGCAGGACGGTTTCTTCCGTCGCGGCGTCTCGGAGCTTCGCCCGCTGACCTTGCGCGAGGTCGCCGAAGAGATCGACATGCACGAAAGCACGGTCAGCCGTGTGACCAGCAACAAGTATTTGCACTGCGACCGCGGCACATTCGAGCTCAAGTATTTCTTCTCCAGCGGGGTTGCGAGCGCGGACGGCGAAGGCGCAAGCGCCGAAGCGATCAAGGCGCGGATCAAGGCGCTCACGGATGCCGAGGATCCGAAGAAGGTCCTGTCTGACCAGAAGCTCGCCGACCTGCTCAAGGAAGAAGGGTTCGACCTTGCCCGGCGGACTGTTGCAAAGTATCGCGAGGCCATCGGGATAGGATCGAGCGCGCAGCGGCGGCGTGCAAAGAAGCTCGAAAATCTCTAG
- the ppa gene encoding inorganic diphosphatase — translation MRIDKIPTGENPPEDLNVIIEVPTGGEPVKYEFDKESGALFVDRILHTPMRYPANYGFVPHTLSPDGDPLDALVIARSPFIAGCVVRARPIGVLNLEDEHGGDEKLICVPVDTTFPYYADVGERQDLPSIVLQQIEHFFTHYKDLEKEKWVRVGNWGDAAEARKIVIEAIERARR, via the coding sequence ATGCGCATCGACAAGATTCCCACTGGCGAAAACCCGCCTGAAGACCTGAACGTCATCATCGAAGTTCCAACCGGCGGAGAGCCGGTAAAGTACGAGTTCGACAAGGAGAGCGGCGCGCTGTTTGTCGACCGTATCCTGCACACCCCGATGCGCTATCCGGCCAATTATGGCTTCGTGCCGCACACACTATCGCCTGACGGCGATCCGCTCGATGCGCTGGTAATCGCGCGCTCGCCATTCATCGCAGGCTGCGTCGTGCGCGCGCGCCCGATCGGCGTGCTCAACCTTGAGGACGAGCATGGCGGGGATGAAAAACTCATCTGCGTGCCGGTCGACACGACCTTCCCCTACTATGCCGATGTTGGCGAACGGCAGGACCTGCCCTCGATCGTGCTGCAGCAGATCGAGCATTTCTTTACCCACTACAAGGACCTCGAAAAGGAAAAGTGGGTGCGTGTCGGCAATTGGGGCGATGCCGCAGAGGCCCGCAAGATCGTGATCGAAGCAATCGAACGAGCTAGGAGGTAG